One Prodigiosinella aquatilis DNA window includes the following coding sequences:
- the fldA gene encoding flavodoxin FldA, translating into MALIGIFFGSDTGNTENIAKMIQQQLGTEVAEVHDIAKSSKEDLERFDILLLGIPTWYYGEAQCDWDDFFPTLEEIDFSGKLVALFGCGDQEDYAEYFCDAMGTIRDIIEPHGAIIVGNWPTEGYHFEASKGLVDDDHFIGLAIDEDRQPELTSERVNTWVTKISDELDLKGLLA; encoded by the coding sequence ATGGCACTCATAGGAATTTTCTTTGGCAGTGATACTGGCAATACCGAAAACATTGCCAAGATGATCCAACAACAACTGGGAACAGAAGTTGCCGAGGTTCATGACATCGCCAAAAGCAGTAAAGAAGATCTAGAACGTTTTGACATTTTACTGCTGGGGATTCCAACCTGGTATTACGGTGAGGCCCAATGTGACTGGGATGATTTTTTCCCAACACTGGAAGAAATCGACTTTTCCGGTAAGTTGGTAGCCCTGTTTGGCTGCGGTGATCAGGAAGATTATGCTGAATATTTCTGCGATGCCATGGGCACCATACGCGACATTATTGAGCCACATGGAGCCATTATCGTGGGCAACTGGCCGACAGAGGGCTACCACTTTGAAGCATCTAAAGGTCTGGTGGATGATGACCATTTTATTGGTCTGGCCATTGATGAAGATCGTCAGCCGGAGCTGACCAGTGAACGCGTCAATACCTGGGTTACAAAAATCAGCGACGAGCTAGATCTGAAAGGACTTCTTGCCTGA
- a CDS encoding methyl-accepting chemotaxis protein: protein MRFLRNISIRTAMLWVLGTFCTLWIGVSVYTMYSFKTMNVTSKTSSLLVKNMNLVNTGNDQYFRMVTRLARSVDYRRNGDNQKADDQQKSALAALDLLKSNLDTFKKIDHAGMSPELVDAVTQGWSNLVFQGVEPMYQNAVAQNLSEYEKYAKDIVPAFSRQFNVAFTHFDKAGSKMFVDSGNRLESITWVGQNILLAGLVAGLLMLFLTDRYLAAYLMRPLNDLRAHFQAIASGNLSKPIVDFGNNCVGRLFPLLRDMQSSLAKTVSTIRHSADSIYQGVAEIASGNNDLSSRTEAQAAALEESAASMEQLTSTVKQNAENASHASQLAHQASTTARKGGDLVDNVVKTMADISGSSKKIAEITTVINGIAFQTNILALNAAVEAARAGEQGRGFAVVAGEVRSLAQRSAQAAKEIENLISESVRCVDTGSTLVADAGTTMREIVRGITNVTDIMGEIATASEEQSKGIAQAGMAITEMDGVTQQNAALVEEASAAARSLEEQASVLTQTVALFQLTNDQAAVTQVRETPKAVAATPARKALPAGKSNDNWETF from the coding sequence ATGCGATTTCTGCGAAACATTTCTATTAGAACGGCTATGTTATGGGTGCTAGGTACTTTTTGTACATTATGGATTGGTGTTTCGGTCTATACCATGTACTCGTTCAAAACAATGAATGTAACCTCAAAAACCAGTTCATTACTGGTGAAGAACATGAATTTGGTCAATACCGGCAACGACCAGTATTTTCGTATGGTTACACGCCTGGCTCGTTCGGTTGACTATCGTCGTAATGGTGATAATCAAAAAGCGGATGATCAGCAGAAATCAGCATTGGCAGCACTGGATCTTTTAAAGTCAAATTTAGACACATTCAAAAAAATTGATCATGCAGGGATGTCACCGGAATTAGTCGATGCGGTTACTCAAGGCTGGAGTAATCTGGTATTCCAAGGGGTTGAACCAATGTATCAGAACGCGGTTGCCCAGAATCTGAGCGAATATGAAAAATATGCCAAAGATATTGTTCCTGCTTTTAGCCGACAATTTAATGTGGCGTTTACTCATTTTGATAAAGCCGGTTCCAAAATGTTTGTTGATTCCGGTAATCGTCTGGAGAGTATCACCTGGGTGGGACAAAATATTCTGCTGGCCGGATTAGTCGCTGGTTTGCTGATGTTATTCCTGACAGATCGCTATCTGGCGGCTTATCTGATGCGCCCATTGAATGATCTGCGCGCTCATTTTCAGGCTATTGCGTCTGGAAATTTGAGTAAACCGATCGTCGATTTTGGTAATAACTGCGTTGGCCGTCTTTTCCCGTTGCTACGCGACATGCAATCCAGTCTGGCGAAAACGGTAAGCACGATTCGACATAGTGCAGACTCCATCTATCAAGGTGTCGCGGAAATTGCCTCGGGGAATAATGATCTTTCATCACGTACAGAGGCGCAGGCCGCAGCACTGGAAGAAAGTGCCGCCAGCATGGAACAGTTAACCTCTACGGTAAAACAGAATGCGGAAAATGCCAGCCATGCTAGCCAGTTGGCTCACCAGGCATCGACCACTGCTCGTAAAGGTGGTGATCTGGTGGATAATGTGGTGAAAACCATGGCCGATATTTCCGGTAGTTCGAAGAAGATTGCCGAGATCACTACGGTAATTAACGGTATCGCTTTCCAAACTAACATTTTGGCATTGAATGCGGCGGTGGAAGCGGCTCGTGCTGGTGAGCAAGGGCGCGGTTTTGCGGTGGTAGCGGGTGAGGTTCGTAGTCTGGCTCAGCGCAGTGCTCAGGCGGCCAAAGAGATTGAAAATCTGATTTCTGAATCGGTGAGGTGTGTGGATACCGGCTCAACGCTGGTGGCTGATGCGGGTACCACAATGAGAGAAATTGTGCGTGGCATAACCAACGTAACGGATATTATGGGCGAGATTGCCACTGCATCAGAAGAGCAGAGTAAAGGTATTGCCCAAGCTGGAATGGCAATTACTGAAATGGATGGTGTAACCCAGCAGAACGCCGCGTTGGTTGAAGAAGCTTCAGCCGCAGCCCGATCACTGGAAGAGCAGGCTTCAGTACTGACTCAGACGGTAGCCTTGTTTCAATTGACCAACGATCAAGCGGCGGTGACGCAAGTTCGTGAAACGCCAAAAGCAGTAGCTGCTACTCCGGCCAGGAAGGCGCTACCTGCCGGTAAAAGTAATGATAACTGGGAAACATTCTAG
- the ybfE gene encoding LexA regulated protein, which translates to MAKEQTDRTTPDLFADERRPGRPKTNPLSRDEQLRINKRNQLRRDKVRGLRRIELKINSDAVEILNTLAEERNISRSELIEQILLAQLAERKD; encoded by the coding sequence ATGGCAAAAGAACAAACGGATCGCACCACGCCGGATCTGTTCGCTGATGAGCGTCGTCCGGGTCGACCGAAAACTAACCCGCTCTCCCGTGATGAGCAGTTGAGAATCAATAAACGGAATCAACTGCGGCGAGACAAAGTCCGTGGGCTACGTCGCATAGAGTTGAAGATTAACAGCGATGCAGTGGAAATTTTAAATACGCTGGCGGAGGAACGTAATATCAGCCGCAGCGAATTGATTGAACAGATATTACTGGCGCAGTTGGCAGAGCGAAAAGATTGA
- the ybfF gene encoding esterase, producing MKLNYRWQNAHQPQNNLPIVFIHGLFGNLDNLGVLARNLQNQHDILQIDVRNHGLSPRSPEMNYTVMAEDVLALLDDLQLKQVIMIGHSMGGKIAMALSALMPDRIDRIVAIDIAPVDYQLRRHDQVFSAVKAVSAAGITQRAAAAVLMRDYLQEEGVIQFLLKSFQQGEWRFNVPALWDQYENIVGWHELPAWHGPILFIRGGNSPYLDDRYRDALLRQFPAAKAHVVAGAGHWVHAEKTEAVLRAIHRFLDTH from the coding sequence ATGAAATTGAATTATCGTTGGCAAAACGCTCATCAGCCACAGAACAATTTACCTATTGTTTTTATCCATGGTCTGTTTGGCAATCTTGATAATCTTGGCGTATTGGCGCGCAATCTGCAAAACCAACATGACATATTGCAGATTGATGTGCGGAACCACGGTCTTTCACCACGTTCACCTGAAATGAATTACACCGTCATGGCAGAGGATGTCTTGGCACTCCTCGATGATTTACAGCTGAAACAGGTCATTATGATTGGTCATTCCATGGGAGGAAAGATTGCGATGGCACTGAGCGCATTAATGCCCGATCGCATAGACCGCATTGTAGCTATTGATATTGCCCCCGTAGACTATCAATTACGCCGCCATGACCAGGTATTTTCCGCAGTGAAAGCCGTCAGCGCCGCAGGTATCACTCAGCGCGCCGCCGCCGCCGTACTGATGCGTGATTATTTGCAGGAAGAAGGTGTCATTCAGTTTTTACTGAAATCATTCCAGCAAGGAGAGTGGCGTTTTAACGTACCAGCCTTGTGGGATCAATATGAAAATATTGTTGGCTGGCATGAACTGCCAGCATGGCATGGCCCAATTCTGTTTATCCGCGGTGGGAATTCCCCGTACCTGGATGATCGCTACCGTGATGCGCTACTACGCCAGTTCCCCGCCGCTAAAGCACACGTAGTCGCAGGGGCCGGTCACTGGGTTCACGCTGAAAAAACCGAGGCCGTTCTTCGTGCCATCCATCGTTTCCTCGATACCCATTGA
- the seqA gene encoding replication initiation negative regulator SeqA: MKTIDVDEELYCYIASHTQHIGESASDILRRMLKFNAGQPAVATGTPVVAEKAQPLAPASLSTRDRVRTLRELLLSDEYADQHKAVNRFMLILSTLYHLSPKEFAVATESLLGRTRIYFAGDEQTLLQNGTHTKPKHIQGTPYWVITNTNTDRKRSMIESIMLAMQLPPELIEKVCGTL; the protein is encoded by the coding sequence ATGAAAACTATTGACGTTGACGAAGAGCTTTATTGTTATATCGCCAGCCACACTCAGCATATTGGCGAGAGTGCTTCTGATATCTTGCGGCGTATGCTGAAGTTCAACGCCGGGCAGCCAGCAGTCGCAACGGGAACACCGGTAGTAGCTGAAAAAGCTCAGCCCCTGGCTCCAGCTTCACTGAGTACGCGTGATCGGGTAAGAACTCTGCGTGAGCTATTATTGTCTGATGAATATGCGGATCAACATAAGGCGGTTAATCGTTTTATGTTGATTCTGTCCACACTGTATCATTTGTCGCCCAAAGAATTTGCAGTGGCAACAGAGTCTCTTCTTGGTCGCACTCGGATTTATTTCGCTGGGGATGAGCAAACGCTGCTTCAGAATGGCACACATACCAAACCAAAACATATCCAGGGTACGCCCTACTGGGTTATTACCAATACGAATACCGATCGTAAACGCAGCATGATTGAAAGCATTATGCTGGCAATGCAGCTCCCGCCAGAGCTGATAGAGAAAGTTTGCGGAACCCTTTAA
- the pgm gene encoding phosphoglucomutase (alpha-D-glucose-1,6-bisphosphate-dependent) — protein MANHPRAGQHTRQSDLINVAQLTSQYYVLCPDVSEPAHAVKFGTSGHRGSAARHSFNEAHILAIAQAIAEERSRQGITGPCYVGKDTHALSEPAFISVLEVLTANGVDVIIQQDNGFTPTPAISHAILTHNCQTKAQADGIVITPSHNPPEDGGIKYNPPNGGPADTNLTSVIETRANALLADNLRGVKRLTLAKAQQSGYLHEQDLVQPYVEGLTDIVDMTAIQRANLKLGVDPLGGSGIVYWQRIAEHYKLNLTLVNDAIDQTFRFMTLDHDGVIRMDCSSVCAMSGLLALRDKFDLAFANDPDYDRHGIVTPAGLMNPNHYLAVAINYLFQHRPQWDASVAVGKTLVSSAMIDRVVADLGRKLVEVPVGFKWFVDGLFDGSLGFGGEESAGASFLRFDGTPWSTDKDGIIMCLLAAEITAVTGENPQQHYDELAKRFGAPSYNRIQAPATSAQKAALSRLSPDQVSASMLAGDPITARLTKASGNGASIGGLKVMTDNGWFAARPSGTEDAYKIYCESFLGVEHREKIEKEAVEIVSAVLNNTK, from the coding sequence ATGGCTAATCACCCGAGAGCCGGACAACACACCCGGCAAAGCGATTTGATTAACGTCGCACAGCTAACGTCACAGTATTATGTTCTGTGTCCCGATGTGAGTGAACCGGCTCATGCGGTCAAGTTCGGGACCTCTGGTCATCGTGGTAGCGCAGCGCGTCACAGTTTCAATGAAGCGCATATTCTGGCGATTGCTCAGGCGATTGCTGAGGAGAGAAGCAGACAGGGGATCACCGGCCCTTGTTATGTCGGAAAGGACACGCATGCGTTGTCCGAACCTGCGTTTATTTCTGTGCTGGAAGTACTGACTGCCAACGGTGTGGACGTGATAATACAACAGGATAATGGTTTTACACCGACGCCAGCGATCTCTCACGCCATTCTGACGCATAACTGCCAGACGAAAGCTCAGGCTGACGGTATCGTTATTACCCCTTCACATAACCCGCCTGAAGACGGCGGCATTAAATATAACCCGCCTAATGGTGGCCCAGCTGATACGAATCTTACCAGCGTTATTGAGACGCGGGCCAATGCACTGTTGGCAGATAATCTGCGTGGTGTGAAACGCCTGACGCTGGCTAAAGCCCAACAGAGCGGATACTTGCATGAGCAGGATTTGGTGCAGCCGTATGTGGAAGGGTTGACCGATATCGTGGATATGACCGCGATTCAGCGCGCTAACCTGAAATTAGGGGTCGATCCATTGGGTGGTTCTGGCATCGTGTATTGGCAACGAATTGCTGAACATTACAAATTGAATCTAACGTTGGTCAATGATGCTATCGATCAGACGTTCCGTTTCATGACGCTGGATCACGATGGGGTGATCCGCATGGATTGCTCGTCCGTCTGTGCGATGTCTGGCCTGCTGGCGCTGCGTGATAAGTTCGACTTGGCGTTCGCCAACGATCCGGATTATGACCGCCACGGCATTGTAACGCCAGCCGGATTGATGAATCCAAACCATTACCTGGCGGTGGCCATCAACTATTTGTTTCAGCACCGTCCACAGTGGGATGCGTCTGTTGCCGTAGGCAAAACATTAGTGTCCAGCGCAATGATTGATCGTGTAGTAGCTGACCTGGGACGTAAGCTGGTGGAAGTCCCGGTAGGATTTAAATGGTTTGTGGATGGTCTGTTTGATGGCAGCTTAGGCTTTGGTGGTGAAGAGAGTGCCGGAGCATCATTCCTGCGTTTCGACGGCACACCTTGGTCGACGGATAAAGACGGCATTATCATGTGTTTGCTGGCGGCGGAAATCACCGCTGTTACCGGGGAAAACCCGCAGCAGCACTATGATGAACTGGCTAAACGGTTTGGTGCGCCGAGCTACAATCGTATACAGGCACCAGCTACTTCCGCTCAGAAAGCGGCGTTGTCCCGATTGTCGCCGGATCAAGTGTCTGCCAGTATGTTGGCCGGTGATCCCATTACTGCTCGTCTGACGAAGGCGTCGGGTAATGGCGCGTCGATTGGTGGCCTGAAAGTGATGACTGACAATGGTTGGTTCGCGGCACGTCCGTCAGGTACAGAGGACGCTTACAAGATCTATTGCGAAAGTTTTCTTGGCGTTGAACATCGCGAGAAAATCGAGAAAGAAGCGGTTGAAATTGTCAGTGCGGTGTTGAATAACACGAAATAA
- a CDS encoding EamA family transporter, producing the protein MSSWLIYALLSALCAALVAVFGKIGLQQLDANTATAIRAVVMALFLAGVVVMQGKLALVGTIFANHSALLFILLSGIAGAMSWLFYFMALKTGSVAQVAPIDKLSVVFAVILAVLLLGEKISLLAGFGVALISAGALLVALG; encoded by the coding sequence ATGAGTAGCTGGCTAATCTATGCACTATTGTCCGCATTGTGCGCTGCGCTGGTAGCGGTGTTTGGGAAAATCGGACTACAGCAGTTGGATGCCAATACCGCGACAGCAATCCGAGCGGTGGTGATGGCGTTATTTCTGGCAGGTGTGGTGGTAATGCAAGGAAAGCTGGCACTGGTCGGCACTATTTTCGCCAATCATAGCGCACTGCTATTCATTCTGCTCAGTGGTATTGCCGGTGCCATGTCCTGGCTGTTCTACTTTATGGCGCTGAAAACCGGCAGCGTGGCACAGGTTGCGCCTATCGATAAACTCAGCGTCGTGTTTGCCGTTATTCTGGCTGTATTGTTGCTGGGAGAAAAAATCTCGCTGCTGGCGGGATTCGGTGTGGCGTTGATATCGGCAGGAGCGCTACTCGTTGCTTTAGGATGA
- the kdpE gene encoding two-component system response regulator KdpE: MTLLQTNILIVEDEKEIRRFVRNALESEGCRVFDAETLQRGLIEAATRKPDLIILDLGLPDGDGIDYIRDLRQWSTIPVIVLSARTDEQDKIAALDEGANDYLTKPFGIGELMARVRVALRRFNAPLQETPLINFDAVTVDLINRQVLRDGLELHLTPIEFRLLSTLIANPGKVLTQRYLLNQVWGPNAIEHSHYLRIYMGHLRQKLENDPARPRHFLTETAIGYRFIP; encoded by the coding sequence ATGACGCTATTGCAGACCAACATCCTTATCGTAGAAGATGAAAAAGAGATCCGGCGCTTTGTACGTAACGCGCTGGAAAGTGAAGGCTGTCGCGTATTCGATGCAGAAACACTGCAACGGGGTCTGATTGAAGCGGCAACCCGCAAGCCGGACCTGATTATTCTGGATCTGGGGTTACCCGACGGCGATGGTATTGATTACATCCGCGACCTGCGACAGTGGAGCACTATTCCGGTAATTGTGCTATCGGCCCGCACTGATGAACAGGATAAAATCGCAGCGCTGGATGAAGGTGCCAATGATTACCTCACCAAACCGTTTGGCATTGGTGAACTGATGGCCCGTGTTCGCGTGGCATTGCGACGCTTCAACGCCCCCTTACAGGAAACACCGCTGATAAACTTCGATGCAGTGACGGTAGATTTGATTAACCGCCAGGTATTGCGCGATGGTCTGGAACTGCATCTCACCCCAATAGAATTCCGCTTGCTGTCGACCCTGATTGCCAATCCCGGCAAGGTGCTGACGCAGCGGTATCTGTTAAATCAGGTTTGGGGACCCAATGCCATAGAACATAGCCACTATCTACGTATCTATATGGGACATTTACGCCAAAAGCTGGAAAACGATCCGGCTCGTCCACGCCATTTTCTTACCGAAACCGCCATCGGCTATCGCTTTATTCCCTGA
- the kdpD gene encoding two-component system sensor histidine kinase KdpD, translating to MTNEEPRRPDPDSLLTQIDEHPRGKLKIFFGASAGVGKTYAMLQEAHRLKAQGLDIVVGVVETHGRDETAALLNDLPRLPMKKFNHHGRHHDEFDLDAALARYPALILIDELAHSNIRGSRHPKRWQDVQELLDTGIDVLTTVNVQHLESLNDIVGGITGIRVRETVPDPIFDDANEVVMVDLPPDDLRQRLNEGKVYLPVQAERAIENFFRKGNLIALRELALRRLADRVDDQMRAMRASQGWEHVWHTRDAILLCIGQGAGNEKLVRTAARLAARLGSLWHAVYVETPRLHRLPEAQRRAILRSLKLAQDLGAETATLADPSVEHAVLRYAREHNLGKIVIGRHPEQKLGWWRRTRFAEKLGKLGPDLDLVVVSVQDETTLLPAKTPDNRGMAEKWRIQLYGCAIAVILCSLITLLALWSPFSMLKPVNLVMVYLLGVVVVALFYGRWPSVFAAVINVASFDLFFIVPKGTFVVADAQYLVTFGVMLSVGILVGSLTAGVRYQARVARYREQRVRHLYEMSKALNRSLSVNDIAKASHHFLRSTFQAKIAILLADQASSPTAELQQAAVEEPDQLVVDQAIARWSFDHHAPAGAGTTTLPGVPYQIQPLSTPQQIFGVIAIEPNNVRQLMIPEQQRLLETFTVLIANALERLQLIKNAEDARLNAEREQLRNSLLAALSHDLRTPLTVLFGQAEILTLNLASEGSQYAPQASQIRQYILNTTQLVNNLLDMARIQSDGFNLRKEWQTLEELTGSALRQLENLLVNNTVRVNLPPEMVLVYCDASLIERVLINLLENAIKYAGERATITISAKINKSSAVEESLEVTVADNGPGIANGLEKIIFDKFARGHKESSIPGVGLGLAICRAIIDIHGGSIWVTNAENGGAVFHFTLPLATPPEIEPEYMEP from the coding sequence ATGACCAACGAGGAACCACGTCGCCCCGACCCGGACAGTCTGCTGACGCAGATTGATGAGCATCCCCGCGGCAAGCTCAAAATCTTCTTTGGGGCCAGTGCCGGCGTAGGGAAAACCTACGCTATGCTACAGGAAGCGCATCGGTTGAAGGCTCAGGGACTGGATATTGTGGTTGGCGTAGTGGAAACCCACGGACGCGATGAAACAGCAGCACTGCTCAACGATCTTCCTCGACTGCCGATGAAGAAATTCAACCATCACGGTCGACATCACGATGAATTTGACCTGGATGCCGCGCTGGCTCGCTACCCGGCGCTGATCCTCATTGATGAGCTGGCACACAGTAATATCCGCGGCTCCCGGCACCCCAAACGCTGGCAGGACGTGCAGGAACTGCTTGATACCGGGATTGACGTGTTGACTACCGTTAACGTTCAGCATCTGGAGAGTCTGAACGATATCGTCGGCGGCATTACCGGTATCCGAGTACGGGAAACCGTACCTGACCCGATTTTCGATGATGCCAATGAAGTGGTGATGGTGGATCTACCGCCGGACGATTTGCGCCAACGCCTGAACGAAGGCAAGGTCTATCTGCCAGTGCAAGCGGAACGGGCCATCGAGAACTTTTTCCGCAAGGGTAATCTGATTGCACTGCGTGAACTGGCACTACGCCGCCTGGCTGACCGGGTCGACGACCAAATGCGCGCCATGCGCGCCAGTCAGGGATGGGAACATGTCTGGCATACCCGCGACGCCATACTATTGTGCATCGGCCAGGGTGCTGGTAATGAAAAGCTGGTTCGTACTGCGGCCCGTCTGGCAGCACGCCTCGGTAGCCTCTGGCACGCGGTCTATGTGGAAACGCCGCGTCTGCACCGACTGCCAGAAGCACAGCGCCGGGCCATTCTGAGATCCCTTAAACTGGCGCAAGATCTGGGAGCGGAGACCGCCACTCTCGCCGATCCATCCGTAGAACACGCCGTGCTGCGTTATGCCCGCGAACACAATCTGGGTAAAATCGTTATTGGTCGTCACCCTGAGCAAAAGCTGGGATGGTGGCGGCGTACCCGCTTTGCCGAAAAACTGGGGAAACTGGGGCCTGATCTCGATTTGGTGGTGGTTTCTGTGCAGGATGAAACCACGCTGCTTCCCGCCAAAACGCCGGACAATCGAGGGATGGCAGAAAAATGGCGCATCCAGTTATATGGCTGCGCCATAGCGGTGATACTCTGTTCCCTGATCACACTGCTGGCGTTATGGTCTCCCTTCTCCATGCTGAAACCGGTTAACCTGGTGATGGTTTATCTGCTCGGCGTAGTCGTGGTTGCGCTGTTTTACGGCCGCTGGCCCTCAGTATTTGCCGCTGTTATCAACGTCGCCAGTTTCGATCTGTTTTTCATCGTTCCCAAAGGCACATTTGTCGTGGCCGACGCGCAATATCTGGTTACCTTCGGGGTAATGCTGAGCGTAGGCATTCTGGTGGGAAGTCTCACCGCCGGAGTACGTTATCAGGCACGAGTGGCCCGCTACCGTGAACAGCGCGTCCGGCATCTGTATGAGATGTCAAAAGCGCTCAACCGTAGCCTGTCAGTGAATGATATAGCCAAAGCCAGCCACCACTTCCTGCGTTCCACCTTTCAGGCAAAAATTGCCATCCTGCTGGCTGACCAGGCATCTTCGCCGACCGCAGAATTACAGCAGGCCGCAGTTGAAGAGCCAGATCAGTTGGTTGTCGATCAGGCCATTGCTCGCTGGAGTTTCGATCATCACGCGCCAGCAGGTGCCGGAACCACCACCCTGCCCGGCGTCCCCTATCAGATTCAGCCGCTGTCCACGCCCCAGCAAATTTTTGGCGTCATCGCCATTGAACCCAACAATGTCCGTCAATTGATGATCCCTGAGCAACAACGCCTGCTGGAAACCTTTACCGTATTGATCGCTAATGCACTGGAGCGTTTGCAGCTGATTAAAAATGCTGAGGATGCCCGGCTGAACGCTGAACGAGAACAACTACGCAATTCTCTGCTGGCCGCACTGTCACACGATCTACGCACACCGCTGACTGTACTGTTCGGACAAGCAGAGATTCTGACGCTCAATTTGGCATCAGAAGGCTCGCAGTATGCCCCACAGGCCAGCCAGATCCGCCAGTACATACTGAACACGACCCAGTTGGTGAATAATCTGCTGGATATGGCCCGCATCCAGTCCGACGGATTTAACCTGCGTAAAGAGTGGCAAACGCTGGAAGAATTAACCGGCAGCGCACTGCGGCAATTGGAAAACTTATTGGTCAACAATACTGTTCGGGTCAATCTACCGCCTGAGATGGTGCTAGTGTATTGTGATGCCAGCCTGATTGAGCGGGTGTTGATCAACCTGCTGGAAAACGCCATCAAATATGCAGGGGAGCGGGCGACCATCACTATTTCCGCTAAAATCAACAAGTCATCTGCTGTCGAAGAGAGTTTGGAAGTTACCGTGGCGGATAACGGCCCAGGTATTGCCAACGGTCTGGAAAAGATAATTTTCGATAAATTCGCCCGCGGCCATAAAGAATCATCCATTCCCGGCGTAGGGCTGGGGTTGGCTATCTGCCGTGCAATTATCGATATTCACGGTGGCAGTATCTGGGTTACCAATGCAGAAAACGGTGGTGCCGTTTTCCATTTCACTCTGCCACTCGCGACACCACCAGAGATAGAACCTGAATATATGGAGCCATGA
- the kdpC gene encoding potassium-transporting ATPase subunit KdpC, with protein sequence MRYVRSSILLLLLLALITGLAYPLLVTGLGQWLFPSQANGSLIYRQDKAVGSALIGQSFSRDGYFLGRPSATADSAYNTLASGGSNLAGNNPALDKAISQSVDGWHKRIGNTEPVPVDLVTSSASGLDPNISPQAAYYQAGHIAQVRGISREQVEQLINRTIQNPQPAFAGGPVVNVLLLNMALDQLKPLP encoded by the coding sequence ATGCGTTATGTACGTTCTTCGATTCTATTACTGCTGTTGTTAGCTTTAATTACCGGGCTGGCATACCCGTTACTGGTCACCGGGCTGGGACAATGGTTATTCCCATCCCAGGCCAACGGTTCATTGATCTACCGGCAGGACAAAGCCGTGGGTTCAGCACTAATAGGACAGTCATTTAGCCGTGACGGCTATTTTCTGGGCCGCCCATCCGCAACCGCCGACAGCGCCTATAATACGCTGGCTTCTGGCGGCAGCAACCTGGCGGGTAACAATCCGGCGCTGGACAAGGCCATCAGCCAAAGTGTTGACGGATGGCATAAACGCATCGGTAATACCGAACCGGTGCCAGTCGATTTGGTAACGAGTTCCGCCAGCGGTCTGGACCCGAACATTTCACCACAGGCGGCTTACTATCAGGCCGGACACATTGCGCAAGTACGCGGTATATCGCGGGAGCAGGTTGAACAGTTGATAAACCGCACCATTCAAAATCCTCAACCTGCATTTGCCGGAGGGCCGGTCGTTAATGTATTACTGTTAAACATGGCGTTGGATCAATTAAAACCACTTCCCTGA